One Sulfurihydrogenibium sp. genomic region harbors:
- a CDS encoding DsrE family protein, translated as MKLLLIMASNPYSADFNTLVKFARAGLKRNDKVNIFFMANGTYCLLHDDVKKLAEEGAKIYYCAHNANQRKIEPQPWAESSSMYGLSKLISESEKVISLS; from the coding sequence ATGAAATTACTTTTAATAATGGCAAGCAATCCTTACTCCGCAGATTTTAACACCTTAGTAAAATTTGCAAGAGCTGGATTGAAAAGAAACGATAAAGTGAACATATTTTTTATGGCAAATGGAACCTACTGCTTACTTCACGATGATGTTAAAAAGTTAGCAGAAGAGGGAGCAAAAATATACTACTGTGCCCATAATGCTAACCAAAGAAAGATTGAACCACAACCATGGGCTGAAAGTAGTAGCATGTATGGACTTTCTAAGCTCATTTCTGAAAGTGAAAAAGTCATAAGCTTATCTTAG
- a CDS encoding sulfurtransferase TusA family protein → MQIDRELDLKGEVCPFTFVKSKLIIEQMDKGQVLRVILDYKPSVENVPKSMEMEGQEVLAVNQIGENLWEVLVRKVK, encoded by the coding sequence ATGCAGATAGATAGAGAACTTGACTTAAAAGGCGAGGTTTGCCCGTTCACCTTCGTAAAAAGTAAACTTATCATCGAACAGATGGATAAAGGTCAAGTTTTAAGAGTTATTTTAGATTACAAGCCATCGGTTGAAAATGTGCCAAAAAGCATGGAAATGGAAGGTCAAGAAGTTTTAGCTGTAAATCAAATCGGTGAAAACCTCTGGGAAGTATTGGTGAGAAAGGTAAAATGA
- a CDS encoding DUF4388 domain-containing protein, translating to MINSGDLKTFSLIDIFQIIKEGGKNCILAIENNDNVYGIYFKGGDPVYVRKVKRSFFLYMDLDFESVLKRDKISKQEIFKNFATLLPIILKFKEGRFSITSGFIKYSEDIKPLINTEKLIILLSRNLSLEEVNRKITDPELIFEKTEKAQELSELADLSSQEREILTLIDGKNKVSDIIAKIHFNRILKDENILNVNDEDYVKKLYEDSELLVKRALYGFLASGIIRKLRNIKKSESIIERILSYLESKPIKESLKEI from the coding sequence ATGATTAATAGCGGTGATCTAAAAACGTTTAGTCTCATAGATATATTTCAAATCATCAAAGAAGGAGGAAAGAACTGTATTTTAGCTATCGAAAATAACGACAATGTATATGGAATATACTTTAAGGGTGGCGATCCTGTCTATGTAAGAAAGGTTAAACGAAGCTTTTTCCTTTATATGGATTTAGATTTTGAATCTGTTTTAAAAAGAGATAAAATCTCAAAGCAAGAGATTTTTAAAAACTTTGCAACTTTACTACCCATAATCTTAAAATTTAAAGAAGGTAGGTTTTCTATAACATCAGGTTTTATAAAGTATTCTGAAGACATAAAGCCATTAATCAATACAGAAAAGCTTATCATTCTCCTTTCAAGAAATTTAAGCTTAGAAGAAGTAAACAGAAAAATTACAGACCCTGAACTGATTTTTGAAAAAACAGAAAAAGCTCAAGAATTGTCAGAATTAGCAGACCTTAGCAGTCAAGAAAGAGAGATATTAACTCTTATAGATGGAAAAAATAAAGTGAGTGATATCATTGCTAAAATTCACTTCAATAGAATCCTAAAAGATGAAAATATTTTAAATGTAAACGATGAAGATTATGTCAAAAAACTGTATGAAGACAGTGAATTGTTAGTAAAAAGAGCATTATATGGATTTTTGGCAAGCGGTATAATAAGAAAATTAAGAAACATTAAAAAATCAGAATCAATAATAGAAAGAATTCTGTCTTACTTAGAATCAAAACCTATCAAAGAAAGTTTAAAAGAAATCTAA
- a CDS encoding glutamate-5-semialdehyde dehydrogenase, with translation MNSRQYAESIAKKAKSTVRKLSSLTTKIKNDALLRTAELLLERKSQIIEENKKDLELAEKKGYSKALLDRLALDDKRINQMVQVLKDVAALPDPVGEIINMWTRPNGLKVGQMRVPLGVILIIYEARPNVTIEAASLCMKSSNAVILKGGSETINSNRILVDIIKQACRETCFPEEAVQFVDTTDREVVNHLLKLEGLIDVAIPRGGESLIRAVAENSKIPVIKHYKGVCNLYVDDEADMEKALNIAYNAKVQRPSVCNAIENLVVHRKIADKFLPEIAYYFGKAGVEMRCDEYSYNLLINHPKAKDTEIVPAKEEDYYEEFLDLIIAVKVVDSLDEAIDFIEKYGSHHSDAIVTENYTKGMRFIQEVDSAAVYINASTRFTDGNEFGLGAEMGISTDKIHARGPMALKELTIPKFIVFGNGQLRENVGIPKDESEIKIDTNACNL, from the coding sequence ATGAACAGCAGACAGTATGCAGAAAGCATTGCAAAAAAAGCAAAAAGTACGGTGAGGAAATTATCGTCATTAACTACAAAAATAAAAAATGATGCTTTACTAAGGACAGCAGAATTGCTATTAGAAAGAAAAAGTCAAATCATAGAAGAAAATAAAAAAGATTTAGAACTTGCTGAAAAGAAAGGATATTCAAAAGCTCTGCTTGATAGGCTCGCTTTAGATGATAAAAGAATAAATCAGATGGTTCAGGTTTTAAAAGACGTTGCAGCATTGCCAGACCCGGTAGGTGAGATAATCAACATGTGGACAAGACCAAACGGATTAAAAGTTGGTCAAATGAGAGTGCCGCTTGGAGTAATCTTGATTATATACGAAGCAAGACCAAACGTTACAATAGAAGCTGCGTCTCTTTGTATGAAATCTTCAAACGCAGTAATTTTAAAAGGTGGAAGTGAAACAATCAATTCAAACAGAATATTGGTTGATATAATCAAACAAGCTTGCAGAGAGACTTGCTTTCCGGAGGAAGCAGTCCAGTTTGTAGATACAACAGATAGGGAAGTTGTAAACCATCTATTGAAGCTTGAAGGATTAATAGATGTGGCAATTCCAAGAGGTGGTGAAAGCTTAATCAGAGCAGTGGCAGAAAATTCAAAAATCCCAGTAATCAAACATTATAAAGGTGTTTGTAATCTTTATGTTGATGATGAAGCAGACATGGAAAAGGCTTTAAACATTGCTTACAATGCAAAGGTACAAAGACCATCTGTATGTAATGCTATAGAAAATCTTGTAGTTCATAGAAAAATTGCAGATAAATTCCTACCGGAGATTGCCTACTACTTCGGAAAAGCAGGCGTTGAAATGAGATGTGATGAATACAGCTATAATCTGCTTATAAACCATCCAAAAGCAAAAGATACAGAAATAGTTCCGGCAAAAGAAGAAGATTATTACGAAGAGTTTTTAGACTTGATAATTGCTGTAAAAGTAGTAGATAGCTTAGATGAGGCAATAGACTTTATAGAAAAGTATGGTTCTCACCACTCGGACGCAATAGTTACAGAAAACTATACAAAAGGAATGAGGTTTATCCAAGAAGTAGACAGTGCAGCTGTTTATATCAATGCATCTACAAGATTTACAGATGGTAATGAGTTTGGGCTTGGTGCAGAGATGGGAATTTCAACTGACAAAATTCATGCAAGAGGACCAATGGCATTAAAAGAGTTAACTATTCCTAAATTCATAGTGTTTGGAAATGGCCAGCTTAGAGAAAATGTAGGAATACCAAAAGATGAAAGTGAAATAAAGATAGATACAAACGCATGTAATTTGTAA
- the moeB gene encoding molybdopterin-synthase adenylyltransferase MoeB has product MSFQFTEEQIKRYSRHIILPEVGGVGQKKLLDAKVLVIGAGGLGSPSLYYLAAAGVGTIGIVDFDVVDFSNLQRQILHNTSRVGIPKVESAKMTIEALNPDVKVIPYNQKIDKSNVLDIIKDYDIVLDGSDNFPTRFLVNDACYMLGKPLVSAAILRFEGQLTTFDYRNKETSPCYRCLFPEPPPPGLVPSCQEAGLLGVVGGIMGTLQANEALKLILGIGEPLVGKLLVFDALTTEFRTVKLRKDKKCNLCGENPTIKELIEYDQACEVHF; this is encoded by the coding sequence ATGTCTTTTCAATTTACGGAAGAACAGATCAAGAGATATAGTAGGCATATAATACTTCCGGAAGTTGGTGGTGTAGGTCAAAAGAAGCTTTTAGATGCTAAGGTGCTTGTTATAGGTGCCGGTGGACTTGGTTCTCCATCTTTATACTATTTGGCAGCTGCGGGCGTTGGAACAATTGGAATAGTTGATTTTGATGTTGTAGATTTTTCTAACCTGCAAAGACAGATATTACACAACACTTCAAGAGTCGGTATTCCTAAGGTAGAATCTGCAAAGATGACAATAGAGGCATTAAATCCTGACGTAAAAGTAATTCCTTACAATCAAAAGATTGATAAATCAAATGTTTTAGATATTATAAAAGATTATGATATTGTTTTAGATGGTTCAGATAACTTTCCAACAAGATTTTTAGTTAATGACGCATGTTATATGCTTGGAAAACCTTTGGTATCTGCTGCAATACTTAGATTTGAAGGTCAGCTTACAACCTTTGACTACAGAAATAAAGAAACTTCACCATGTTATAGATGTCTATTTCCTGAGCCACCACCACCAGGTTTAGTACCAAGCTGTCAAGAGGCTGGCTTGCTTGGTGTAGTAGGTGGAATCATGGGAACTCTTCAAGCAAATGAAGCATTAAAGCTTATTCTTGGAATTGGTGAGCCTTTGGTTGGTAAGCTATTAGTATTTGATGCTTTAACGACAGAGTTTAGAACAGTAAAATTAAGAAAAGATAAAAAGTGTAATTTATGTGGAGAAAACCCAACAATAAAAGAGCTTATAGAATACGACCAAGCTTGTGAAGTTCATTTTTAG
- the panB gene encoding 3-methyl-2-oxobutanoate hydroxymethyltransferase, which translates to MKSINEFFKAKEENKKITVISTYDYWSAKLCEEAGIDAILVGDSLSMVVQGNDSTLPVSLDEMIYHTKAVRRGAPNTFIIVDMPFLTYHTTIEETVKNAGRVLKETGANAVKLEGGEQIAKAVERLTSLGIPVMGHLGLTPQFINILGGYKVQGKTQDSREKIKKDAKILQEAGCFSIVLEAMPSDLAKEITESLKIPTIGIGAGKFTDGQVLVFHDLIGIFPKTPKFVKRYLEAGNLIKQALSQFKDEVLKGDFPSKEHEY; encoded by the coding sequence ATGAAATCAATAAACGAGTTTTTTAAAGCCAAGGAAGAAAATAAGAAAATAACTGTTATCTCAACTTACGACTACTGGTCTGCCAAATTATGCGAAGAAGCCGGAATAGATGCTATTCTTGTTGGAGACTCTTTGTCTATGGTAGTTCAAGGAAATGATTCCACCTTACCTGTTAGCTTAGATGAGATGATTTATCATACAAAAGCCGTAAGAAGAGGAGCACCAAACACGTTTATCATCGTTGATATGCCGTTTTTGACATATCACACAACCATAGAAGAAACTGTTAAAAATGCCGGAAGGGTATTAAAAGAAACAGGAGCTAACGCAGTTAAGCTTGAGGGTGGAGAGCAGATAGCAAAAGCAGTAGAAAGGTTAACATCTCTTGGAATTCCTGTAATGGGACATCTTGGACTTACTCCGCAGTTTATAAACATTCTCGGTGGTTATAAAGTCCAAGGTAAAACTCAAGATAGCAGGGAAAAAATAAAAAAGGATGCTAAAATTCTTCAAGAAGCCGGATGTTTTTCGATAGTTTTAGAAGCTATGCCATCAGACCTTGCTAAAGAAATAACAGAAAGTTTAAAAATTCCAACCATTGGAATAGGAGCCGGGAAGTTTACAGATGGACAAGTTTTAGTTTTTCATGATTTGATAGGAATCTTTCCAAAAACTCCAAAATTTGTAAAAAGATACTTAGAAGCGGGAAATCTTATAAAACAAGCACTTTCACAGTTTAAAGATGAAGTTTTAAAGGGCGATTTTCCAAGCAAAGAACATGAATATTAA